The DNA window GCGAGACGATCGTGCACGCCGAGGACATCCGGCGACCGCTGGGCATCCGGCACAACTACCCGATCGAAACCCTCACCCGCACAGCCGAGTACTACCAGGGCTCCGACCTCGTCGTCGCCGCCAAGAAACGCATCGTCGGCCTGCGACTCGTCGCAGACGACGGCCCTTTCACCACCGGCTCAGGACCGCTGGTGTCCGGCAGCACCGTGGCCCTGATCATGGCGATGACCGGCCGCGCGGCATACTGCGACGAACTCGACGGCGACGGCGTCAAAATCCTCCGCGACCGACACACCCTGACATGACCAGATCTTGGCGCCTGCCAACCCCCGGACCGTCACTGTCCCCATCAACGATCACTCACCAACGACGAGGTCGCCGTCGCCAACGACCTCGTCAACAGCGACCCGTCGCCACCGCCCTCGCCAGCCACCCTCGCCGGCCACTCTCGCCGTGCCCTCAGCGGTTCCTCCTCCGCCGTGTCGCCGCACCACCGGACTCCTGCAACACCATCAGCTCAGTCCCAGAGCCGATGACCAGCCACACCCGACTGATCGACATGTAGACCGAACTCCACAGCCCCGAGCCGTACAACGAGCAGCCCCTCGTTGTACGCGCCCCCTCAGTCCACGCGACCAGAGAGCCAGCCCCTCTCAAGCAGCCGCACCCGATCAATCACATCAGAGCCGCAACCCCTCGTACGGAGGCTGCACCACCACGCCCTCCTCCCGCCCACCAACACGTCAATCACCCTCCACCTCAGTTTTTTTGGATTTAAATTTCTGGAAAATAAAAATGCTAAGGTCGGCGGGTGGCTTCGGAGACGGCTGTCGTGACACCTTGCAAGCACTGCGGAGCACCGATCGAGCAGCGTCGAGGCCGAGGCCGGCCGAAGGAGTACTGCCCGGAGAAGGGCTGCCAGGCGGCAGCCAAAAGGGAGCGGGAGCTGCGCCGGGCGACCCCCGGGCTGGAGGGCGCCCTGGCCAGGGCCGAGCAGTTGTACGACCGGATGGAGAGCGGCCTGGCTGCGGCCATCGAGCCCCTCGCACGGGCGTTGGCCGAGGAGCTGAGCCCCGCCGGTGTGGAGGCGAAGCTGAGCACGGTGCAGGCCGAGGCCCACGCGCGGGTGGCGATCGCGCGTACGGAGCGGGAGCAGGCGTTCGAGCAGGTACGCCTGGCGAGGGAGGCTGCCGAGCACGCCCGCCGGCAGACGGCCGAGATGCGCGTGCGCCTTGAGGAGGCGGAGAGCGAGAAGGAGACCGCGCTCAACGACGCCGAGCGGGCGCGCGAGCAGGCGCTCGCCGCGTTGCGTGAGGCATCCAGCACCGAACGGCAGGCGCTGCAGACCGCCGAGAAGGCGGGGCGCCGGGCCGAACTCGCCGAACGGCGGGCCAAGGAGGCGGCGCGGCAGGCTGAGCTTGCCGAACGGCGGGTCGAGGAGGCACGAGCCGAGGTGACCCGCGTCCAGGAGGAGGCGAGGGCCGAGATCGAGCGCGTCAGGAAAGAAGCCGAACAGGACCGGGCGGAACGAGACCGGGCCCGTGAGGCGGCGAAAGCCGCGCTCCATGAGCAGGATCGGGCCGAACGCGAGCTGATCGCGGCCCGCGCGCGAGAGGAAGCCGCCGCTCAGGAACGGGAACGAGCCCTGGAACGGGCCCTGGTGGCCGAGCGGACAGCCAACGAGGCCGGCCGGGACCTTGCCGCCGTCCACGCGGCCAAGGCAGTGGCGGCCGAGGCGAAGACCCGGGCGGAGACGGTCACCAAGGAGCTCGACCAGGCGCGGATCGAGTTGCGGATGGAACGGGCGCGGATCGAGGAGCTTCGGGCGGAACTGGAGGCGGCTCGGGCGGAGGCGGCGCAGTTGCGCGAGCGGGCGGTCGCCGCCGAGCTGCGGGCCGAACGGTGAGGCTGGACGATGCTGACACTTGACCAGATCCGCGCGTTCGTGGCGGTCGCGGAGGAGCTGCACTTCGGCCGGGCCGCCGAACGACTCCGTATGACACAGCCGCCGCTGAGCCGCCACATCCAGAAGCTCGAACGCACGATCGGCGTGACCCTCCTGGAACGCGACAACCGGCGGGTGATCCTCACCGAGGCCGGGCGCGGCTTCCTCGAGGACGCCCGCCGCATGCTCACGCTGGTCGAGACCGCCGGCGACCGCGCCCGCCGGATCGCCGACGGCGCCAGCGGCACGTTGCGGCTCGGCTTCACCGCCGTCTCGGCGATCAGCGTGCTCGGCAGCCTCCTGCGTCTGCTGGCCGAGCGACTGCCGGAGGTCGACGTCATCCTGCACGAACGGGTGACCGCCACGCAGATGGACGGCATCCTGCGCGGGGAACTCGACCTGGGCCTGGCCCGCCCACCCTTCGACCAGGTTCGCGCATCCTCTGACCTGGGCCGCCTTCGGCCCGACCAGGGCCGCCCACCCTTTGGCTTGGGCCGTCTTCCCTCCAACGAGGGCCGCCCAGCCTTCGGCCGAGCCCGCCCACCCTCTGACTTGGGCCGTCTTCCCTCCGACCTGGGCCGCCCAGCCCTTGGCGGAGCCCGCCCACTTCCCGACCAGGGCCCCCAACCCTTTGACCAGGCCCGCCCAGCGTCCGAATCGGTAGCGACCCGCCCACCGATCGACATGACTCTCGCCCAGCCGACATCCCGTCTGACCGGGATCGACTCGCGAGTGATCTTCCGCGAGCCGCTGTGCGCGGTGGTGCCGGACGGCCACATGCTGGCCACGCTCGACCGGCCGCTCGCTCCCGACGACTTCGCCGGCCTGCCCATGGTCAGCTACCACCCCGTGCAGTCGCGCTACTTCCATGAGCTGACCGTCCGCTTCCTGTCCACCGTGCGGCCCAGGGCCGAACAGCAGGTGCACCAGATCCTCACCGCGGTGCTGCTCGTAGCAGCGGGGCGGGGAGTGGCACTCGTGCCCGCCAGTGCCCGCTCGCTCGGCATCGAGGGCGTGGTGTTCAGGGACCTCCTCCACGGAGGCGGCACTCCCATGTCCAAAGACCGCAGCGGCAATCCCCTCACCGGGGACGACGGCGACGAACTCATGGCCGAGAACGACGAGGGCGGCGGCGAGCACCCCGTAGAACTGCATGCCATCTGGAACCCTGGGTCGGCCAATCCGGCGCTGTGGCGCGTGCTCGACCTGCTGCCCGGCGTCGAGGGCCGAGGCTGAACCACAAGCGGGTTGTGGGTTTCCCACTCCTGATACGGAACGTGCATGCCCGGATCGTATGCGTAATCGACCCGGCCGCACATCGGACCCAGGTCGTACAACCGTGGTCTGCTTCAACGGCGAAAAGAGCAGACGACGGTCCGATGCGGCGCGGCGGCCCGTTGCGGCACTCTCGAACGCGTGATCCAGTCGAACCTCCTCCGGCTACGCCGTGCCCTGCTGTCCCTGTCCGTCGCCACCTCGGTGGCGGCGCCGGTGATCGGCGCGGCGCGCCCCGCGGCGGTGCCCGCGCCCGTCCCCGCGAGCGCGGCTCCTCTGTCAGAGCTGACCGCGCGGGCTCTGACAGACAGATACGCCACCAGCCGGAGCGACGTCCTGGCCGCCGAGGACGCGGCAGCCCGGCACGGCGATCTGCGGCGGGCCGCGGCACTGCGAGCAATGGCCGCTCCTGGCCGCCGGTTCCTGTCCTTCGACGGCCGGGAGGGCGGGAGGGTCGTGGAGATCTTCGGCGATCTGGCGGCGGCGGAGCACGTCGCCGTCCTGGTCCCCGGCGCCGACACCCACCTCGAGAAGTACGGCCTGCTGCACGGCGGCGCGCTGCGGCTGCACCAGACACTCGGTGACGGCTACGCGGTCGTCGCCTGGCTCGGCTACCGGACGCCGGCGACGCTGAGTCTGGACACACTCACGTCGGACCTGGCGGACGAGGGCGCCGCCGGACTGCGCGACTTCGTCCGGCGATTGGCGGCAGCGAAGGGCGGCGGCGGGGTGTCACTGCTGTGCCATTCGTACGGCGGGGTGGTGTGCGCACGAGCCGCACCTGGTCTGGACGTCGCCCGCATCCTGCTGACCGGCAGCCCAGGCGTCGGCGCGGACAACGCCCGCGCCTTACGGACCTCTGCGACTGTCTGGGCGGGTCGGGCCAGTCACGACTGGATCAGTCTGGTGCCGCACACCCGTCTCCACCTGTTCTTCGTCACCCTCGGCCTGGGCGCCGACCCGGTCTCTCCTGACTTCGGCGCGCGCGTCTTCGCGGCGGGCGACGGCGGCCACAGCGACTACCTGACGGAGGGGTCCCTCGCCCTACACAACATCGCACGAATCATCACAGGCCAGGATCCCCTCCAGGCCGACCCCGGCCGCTCCCGACCAGACACCGCGACCTCTCAGGCAGGCCGGGGACCGACCCTGATGAGGCCGGCCCCCGTCCCGCAATCACCGGACGACAGCAGGCGCGAGCGGACGCATCCGGGCAGAGGTGGCCAGGCCATCAGCGCCCCAGGGCGGACGCACCCGAGTGCCACGGAATCCACGGTGAACGGCCAGAAGCCGCTGACACGGGCCGTCCACCCGGCGGAAACGCTGGGATCGGGCATCAACCGCGCAAGCA is part of the Nonomuraea coxensis DSM 45129 genome and encodes:
- a CDS encoding LysR family transcriptional regulator — translated: MLTLDQIRAFVAVAEELHFGRAAERLRMTQPPLSRHIQKLERTIGVTLLERDNRRVILTEAGRGFLEDARRMLTLVETAGDRARRIADGASGTLRLGFTAVSAISVLGSLLRLLAERLPEVDVILHERVTATQMDGILRGELDLGLARPPFDQVRASSDLGRLRPDQGRPPFGLGRLPSNEGRPAFGRARPPSDLGRLPSDLGRPALGGARPLPDQGPQPFDQARPASESVATRPPIDMTLAQPTSRLTGIDSRVIFREPLCAVVPDGHMLATLDRPLAPDDFAGLPMVSYHPVQSRYFHELTVRFLSTVRPRAEQQVHQILTAVLLVAAGRGVALVPASARSLGIEGVVFRDLLHGGGTPMSKDRSGNPLTGDDGDELMAENDEGGGEHPVELHAIWNPGSANPALWRVLDLLPGVEGRG
- a CDS encoding alpha/beta hydrolase; protein product: MIQSNLLRLRRALLSLSVATSVAAPVIGAARPAAVPAPVPASAAPLSELTARALTDRYATSRSDVLAAEDAAARHGDLRRAAALRAMAAPGRRFLSFDGREGGRVVEIFGDLAAAEHVAVLVPGADTHLEKYGLLHGGALRLHQTLGDGYAVVAWLGYRTPATLSLDTLTSDLADEGAAGLRDFVRRLAAAKGGGGVSLLCHSYGGVVCARAAPGLDVARILLTGSPGVGADNARALRTSATVWAGRASHDWISLVPHTRLHLFFVTLGLGADPVSPDFGARVFAAGDGGHSDYLTEGSLALHNIARIITGQDPLQADPGRSRPDTATSQAGRGPTLMRPAPVPQSPDDSRRERTHPGRGGQAISAPGRTHPSATESTVNGQKPLTRAVHPAETLGSGINRASTPGPALHSAGTPGQIAHSAGTPGPAVDAIRPLPKVGGSASRPLEVGGRA